DNA sequence from the Salmo salar unplaced genomic scaffold, Ssal_v3.1, whole genome shotgun sequence genome:
TGGCCCTCTTAGATATAAGCCTACTGCATCGAGGAAAAACACCATGACATATTCACTCAACTAATCCTGTAATACGACACTCTTATGGCTGTGCTGAGACATTCTGATGCAGACCTGTCTTTGGGTGTATTAATGCTGGTCAAAATGCACCTCTTACTCTCTGTTCTGTACGGCAAATAAATAACTATTTGACACTTTGGATGTGTCaggtgtctttggctatgctggattaagtgatatgacatgctattctataaaataatttatctgtaattaatattacctgattaagctaatcaggtaaatAATTAACtacaaagtcggggcaccacaaaataatgtttatagggctgttatcttccgaatagactgttaaagacctagtaatcttttacatcaatagcagtcaatattcaatcgtcaccttatttagtctcatctgaaagttataaattcttggttatcttcacgaaccctggctaacaagttgaatcactaatacaaaatttggttaaattatttatttactaaatacctaaataatcacacagaattacatatacacagaatgtatcatacattgattacaaattatgtcataaaggaaaacgtcCTAGTGGACAGAACagatatgatggctggttacacaaaaaATGGGGGTTGGGTTTTTGAATGAAAGAgcaggaagactgaggaacaaagggagaagctatgtttctatcgggccgtaggcagctactctatcgtaaatacagtatcttatgcaatctaaataaccgcccatttggaaaaggaaaatgcaataaatatttactctgagctgcgtttCGATCGGTTGGTCGTAGATGGGAGGCGGGttgtcctttgaagaatgtcTGGTGGTAGAATGGATACTTGGTAGTACCGTCGTCGTGTGGTAGAACACatactctgtccgtcctctcctagcccacgtctacagttgCTGCGCAAAcacaacggctaggaggtatcacttctttagtgaataagagttcaaagttcataccaagttgccatgctatattctggctggtatagtcaaaattcatccttccggcgtgtaggtcgtcaccttcacattgaaattcgatgctaatttcgttaggttcttgctgaggttggcttagttctgtaggtggtctttgtcctttcaacgtgGGGATGGTAAGTCCTCACGTTCTTGGAACCAGGAAGTTACATTTTCGTAAAGGGGTTTTATATAGGATTGGGAGAGAGGGCCGTATTTCATAGTTTTACACCCAGTGTCTGTTCACATGGGCGGGGCCACTGAGTTGAGCATAGTTCACTCATGAaaaccaattctctcatttaggagctaaaattacatttcatcttttaacaaatagtttcatatttaaacattttaaattgcacaacaaatccatgtgaatctgataactagaatgtgtagactttccaagatacagtttatgtcatcctatcatcagtaatcatgtctcagacgccaactgatctgacatcatattcattaagtaccaacgcatattttcaactggttggattacccaAATATGGTTCCGCTTCCCACCTTTTGATGTcacccagactctctatgttaataagggattttcaatagtcacatcggtagagagaggaaaaagggaaAGGTATTCGTGGGGGTCGCAAACCTCCCCCATcaggccaacatcatgacagATGCTACCAAATGATTGTCAACATCAAGCATTAGACTGGGAAAACGTACTTTGTTGTTCCAAAACTCAGTGACCATTTGTCTTCATCCAGACCGTAGTAGTGGTTTGCCATATCCTTGTGCACCCTATGGCTCTTTTTGACAGAGACCAATAGGGTAGCACCAGGTTTGGAGCCGTGAAAATCAAAGTCAAAGTCCTTTCCTGTTGCGCAGTTTCAGCGTTTCCTTCTCTTTGAAGAATTTTTCAAAGCCAAGCTCCAGATTCTCCCAACATTGTAGATTGTGTAGATTCTCTCAGATGCAGTGGGAAACACCAGCGCCTTCGAAAAGTTGACAAGAGCAAGGAGTAAATGAAAGACGTTGAATGGATCTGAAGAGTCAGGCATGAACTTGATATGAATGGAATGATGAAGCACTACTAGCTAGTATTCCCAAGGCAGACTTTCCTTTATGCAAAGTCAATAGAGACATATTTCCTGAGTCATCCACCTTATGAATATGTCTAGAAAGACGTCTGCCTTTAGCTAATTAGCGTTAACATATTAAGTGCAGTTAGTATCAGAAATATATGCAGCATAGTGTTTCGGAGTCATTTGAGGGAGTATTTTTCAGCATCAAAGTGCCATCAGGATCTCAATACTTTATGGGCAATATTCAGTTATAATGAAAGAATGTTTCTCTATCCAATACAGAACTCCTTCTGCCACCATGTCATGATAATACTGTCAGACTCTGTGTAAGCCATGTGTAATAACGACCTCTATTGCCCTTCCTCCTCttgccctgcctctctccctcccctcatctctgTATTTCACTATCTCCCTCTCCAGACAGGCCAGTCTAAACAAGGCAGCAGAGCGGCATTATGAGCGCGCGGCATACCTCAGACCAGACGTGAGTACCATGGCCCAATGAGCCTTTCTTACTCAAACTGATGGAcatgtggcacacacacacatacacacactccaccATTACACACAATCAGCCCCTAGTCCGCCATGGCTGCTCCATCAATGCCTCCCATTGTCTGTTAGAACCAGAGAGCAGGATCTGGGTCTCTGTGATTCTATGGTTAGAGATGAaggtagatctctctctctctctctctctctctctctgcagcgcaTCAATCAGTCCCTTCAAAGGGAGTGGACGCGTGGTGGAGTGCTATGAGAGAGAGGGTAATATAGAGTCATAAGGACGTGTGTTTTAGACAGGAGTGGATGAGGTCTCCCCTGGTCATTTGCCATGCTCACTGACTTATGCACCATTTTGAGTCACGAGAGTTAGCTTGGAGGCTGTTTGAAGTCTGGAGAGTTAGCTGGAGGTTGTTTGAAGTCTGGGAGTTAGCTTGGAGGCTGTTTGAAGTCTGGAGAGTTAGCTGGAGGTTGTTTGGAGTCTGGAGAGTTAGCTGGAGGTTGTTTGAAGTCTGGAGAGTTAGCTGGAGGTTGTTTGGAGTCTGGAGAGTTAGCTGGAGGTTGTTTGGAGTCTGGAGAGTTAGCTGGAGGTTGTTTGGAGTCTGGAGAGTTAGCTGGAGGTTGTTTGGAGTCTGGAGAGTTAGCTGGAGGTTGTTTGGAGTCTGGAGAGTTAGCTGGAGGTTGTTTGGAGTCTGGAGAGTTAGCTGGAGGTTGTTTGGAGTCTGGAGAGTTAGCTGGAGGTTGTTTGGAGTCTGGAGAGTTAGCTGGAGGTTGTTTGGAGTCTGGAGAGTTAGCTGGAGGTTGTTTGGAGTCTGGAGAGTTAGCTGGAGGTTGTTTGGAGTCTGGAGAGTTAGCTGGAGGTTGTTTGAAGTCTGGAGAGTTAGCTGGAGGTTGTTTGGAGTCTGGAGAGTTAGCTGGAGGTTGTTTGGAGTCTGGAGAGTTAGCTGGAGGTTGTTTGGAGTCTGGAGAGTTAGCTGGAGGTTGTTTGGAGTCTGGAGAGTTAGCTGGAGGTTGTTTGGAGTCTGGAGAGAGTTAGCTGGAGGTTGTTTGGAGTCTGGATGAGTTAGCTGGAGGTTGTTTGGAGTCTGGAGAGTTAGCTGGAGGTTGTTTGGAGTCTGGAGAGTTAGCTGGAGGCTGTTTGGAGTCTGGAGAGTTAACTGGAGGTTGTTTGGAGTCTGGAGAGTTAGCTGGAGGTTGTTTGGAGTCTGGAGAGTTAGCTGGGGCTGTTTGGGTCTGGGAGTTAGCTGGAGGCTGTTTGGAGTCTAGAGAGTTAGCTGGAGGCTGTTTGGAGTCTGGAGAGTTAGCTGGAGGTTGTTTGGAGTCTGGAGAGTTAGCTGGAGGCTGTTTGGAGTCTGGAGAGTTAGCTGGAGGCTGTTTGGAGTCTGGAGAGTTAGCTGGAGGCTGTTTGGAGTCTAGAGAGTTAGCTGGAGGCTGTTTGGAGTCTGGAGAGTTAGCTGGAGGTTGTTTGGAGTCTGGAGAGTTAGCTGGAGGCTGTTTGGAGTCTCATCttttgtcattgttttatttaacccttattttaccagttaagttgactgagaactcattctcatttacagcagcgacctggggaatagttgcGGTGAATAACCAATTGGAAGTCAATGGAGGGACTGGGTAGGCTGTGTTATTCGTTTACCAGCCATTTTGGAGGGGGTTTTCATAGGGGATTTAAGTTGATATCCTCAGACAGTAAGTCTTTGTAGAAATGGTAAGTGCAACAGCTGTCCTTGGCACACACTCTTTCAATTGTTTCCTATAAAATCATCTTGTCTGTATGTCAGTATGTCTGTGTGTCCTTCACAATCAGTTAGTCTGTAACAAGTTAGTCGGTATGTCCATGTCTCGGTGTCCTTCACAATCAGTTAGTCTGTAACGGAGTTAGTCGGTATGTCCGTGTCTCGGTGTCCTTCACAATCAGTTAGTCTGTAACAGAAGTTAGTCGGTATGTCCATGTCTCGGTGTCCTTCACAATCAGTTAGTCTGTAACAGAAGTTAGTCGGGTATGTCCATGTCTCGGTGTCCTTCACAACAGTTAGTCTGTAACAGAAGTTAGTCGGTATGTCCGTGTCTCGGTGTCCTTCACAATCAGTTTGTCTGTAACAGAAGTTAGTCGGTATGTCCATGTCTCGGTGTCCTTCACAACAGTTAGTCTGTAACAGAAGTTAGTCGGTATGTCCGTGTCTCGGTGTCCTTCACAATCAGTTAGTCTGTAACAGAAGTTAGTCGGTATGTCTGTGTCTCGGTGTCCTTCACAATCAGTTTGTCTGTAACAGAAGTTAGTCGGTATGTCCGTGTCTCGGTGTCCTTCACAATCAGTTAGTCTGTAACAGAAGTTAGTCGGTATGTCCGTGTCTCGGTGTCCTTCACAATCAGTTTGTCTGTAACAGAAGTTAGTCGGTATGTCCGTGTCTCGGTGTCCTTCACAATCAGTTAGTCTGTAACAGAAGTTAGTCGGTATATCCATGTCTCGGTGTCCTTCACAACAGTTAGTCTGTAACAGAAGTTAGTCGGTATGTCCATGTCTCGGTGTCCTTCAAAACAGTTAGTCTGTAACAGAAGTTAGTCAGTATGTCCTTGTCTCGGTGTCCTTCACAATCAGTTAGTCTGTAACAGAAGTTAGTCGGTATGTCCATGTCTCGGTGTCCTTCACAATCAGTTAGTCTGTAACAGAAGTTAGTCGGTATGTCCATGTCTCGGTGTCCTTCACAACAGTTAGTCTGTAACAGAAGTTAGTCGGTATGTCCGTGTCTCGGTGTCCCTTCACAATCAGTTTGTCTGTAACAGAAGTTAGTCGGTATGTCCGTGTCTCGGTGTCCTTCACAACAGTTAGTCTGTAACAGAAGTTAGTCGGTATGTCCGTGTCTCGGTGTCCTTACAATCAGTTAGTCTGTAACAGAAGTTAGTCGGTATGTCCGTGTCTCGGTGTCCTTCACAATCAGTTAGTCTGTAACAGAAGTTAGTCGGGTATATCCATGTCTCGGTGTCCTTCACAACAGTTAGTCTGTAACAGAAGTTAGTCGGTATGTCCATGTCTCGGTGTCCTTCAAAACAGTTAGTCTGTAACAGAAGTTAGTCGGTATGTCCATGTCTCGGTGTCCTTCACAACAGTTAGTCTGTAACAGAAGTTAGTCGGTATGTCCGTGTCTCGGTGTCATTCACAACAGTTAGTCTGTAACAGAAGTTAGTCGGTATGTCCGTGTCTCGGTGTCCTTCACAATCAGTTAGTCTGTAACAGAAGTTAGTCGGTATGTCCGTGTCTCGGTGTCCTTCACAACAGTTAGTCTGTAACAGAAGTTAGTCGGTATGTCCGTGTCTCGGTGTCCTTCACAATCAGTTAGTCTGTAACAGAAGTTAGTCGGTATGTCCATGTCTCGGTGTCCTTCACAACAGTTAGTCTGTAACAGAAGTTAGTCGGGTATGTCCATGTCTCGGTGTCTTTCACAACAGTTAGTCTGTAACAGAAGTTAGTCGGTATGTCCGTGTCTCGGTGTCCTTCACAATAGTTAGTCTGTAACAGAAGTTAGTCGGTATGTCCGTGTCTCGGTGTCCTTCACAACAGTTAGTCTGTAACAGAAGTTAGTCGGTATGTCCGTGTCTCGGTGTCCTTCACAACAGTTCCCAGTCAGACAGTTGTATTTATTATTCTGTGTAATTCACAGAAAGGCCAAGGTCCTCTAATCTACACTCTCCAACAAGTCAAGGGCTTACACTCAGTCATTTGTCGGAAGTAAAGAGCCTCTTGTCTTTGACATTTCGCTGTGCGTGTCTGCTTAGCAAATGTCAAGTCCTCAAATATCAACTTAATCCAAAAGGGTTTCGGTCATGAAAAAATTCAACATCTGTGGCCAGACGTGCTGGGAAAGACAATTTGTCAAAGGAGTGTGCCTTCCAGAAAAACGAAAAACTTCAGAGTGCAACAGAGGATGACGGACAGAATTACCACATGTCCTAATTCCTAATGGACCGTTAGGTTTGACTGCATTTGTGTTACGTTTTCTCTGTTCCTTAAACTATTCACAACTGCAAAGTTACTATCCCTAAACGCAGTACATACATTGTAGTTTCAAATAGAGTGTGATTAATGTGACAATGCCCATATATATTATCAGCTTTAGATTTGAATCTGTTAACAAGTCTCTGTTCCAATCATCAGTTCCGTACATTTCCTCTGTGTAGGAGCGAGTAGCGAGTGGGCCTATGGAAAACATATCGGAGTTGAATCGTGGAGCTCATGTCCATAACAGTGTGGTAATAGGCAGCTCAAACCACCTGCTGAGAAAGACCATACTGTATGTTGGGGAAATGGTGGGCAGCTTTTGCTGGGTTAAACAGAGGTCAGTTTGACTCTGAGGGTGCCACAATTAAATCATTGTTGACCGTATACAGTGGTTACAATTTCTGGTTAGGCAGTTGATATTGAGTTTACTGAATTACTATGCGATGCAACACTGTTGAGTTCAGGACACTTTCATTTCAATTCAGTTAGCTTTCTCCATAGTGCAAATCAAATTCCAAATTGAATGGAATTTAGATTGAAAATTATACTGTGGATATCCATTTTGAGGCAATGCTATGTCCCGTGTGGCTccgttggtagagcatgttgtttgcatgccagggttgtgggttcaattcccacggggaccagtacaaaaaaatgtatgaactcactactgttagtcactctggataagagcgtttgctaaatttCTCAAATGCAAATGTAAAGAATGATATCACTGAGACTTGCCAAAATAACCAAGGTCAACAGCTACTGTCATCCTTGGGTAAAGGTTTTGTTTGGCTGTGTTTGGACCTGACCAGCCCCACCACTTTATTCACCGTCTCAGCTTTAAGAGGGAGCGATCGCTGGCATGGGTTTCTGGCTCCAGTGAGTGTACACATGTAAACAGATGACcctgtaatgatgtagactgtCTGGGGTGTCTCCTGTGTCTCACCCAGGGCGCTGTTTACAATGCTAGAGGACGTTAATCTATCTCCACCAGCCTCTGTTTGCTCAGCCTATAGAGAGCCATGGTGTCTCCTGACCTGGAGTAGGAAGTTAACAGCCAAAGCAGAGTTTGGTTTCTACTGGTTTCAGTGGACAGTTTTGGTTCCAAGTGGCCTTGATGTTGTGTCTGGGTTCTTTATGAAGCCCTGTCTGGAAAGGAATAGGGCAAAGACTAGTTAGTGCTACAGTACAGATGCCTTATTGGTCTCTGGAGTTGTTCAAGTATGCTCAAGAGAGAGTCAAACTTTGTACAAATAGAAAACTCACAGTAAAAGGTAACCACCTAAAGAGGCGGGTAAACTCCTATCTGGGGAAAAAAACTTTAGTTGCATCTCAACTCCTTCAACCCTGACCCCATGGTCGGGTTCACAGAGGCGTGTGAAAATGTCCGGTCTGGAGGGTGCTGGAGAGCCAGAGGTGGACTGGGATCTGGGTGTGTTTGCGGTGGCATACTGTAGGGCTCCGAGCCCAGGCTAGAGATCCCTTCCCTCCATACTCCAGTTACAACTAGGTGGTTTCACTTGGCCACATCAAAGGGCCATTTAATTAAATAGCACCCTTAAAAACATAC
Encoded proteins:
- the LOC123739236 gene encoding repetitive proline-rich cell wall protein 2-like encodes the protein MAANSPDSKQPPANSLDSKQPPANSPDSKQPPANSPDSKQPPANSPDSKQPPANSPDSKQPPANSLDSKQPPANSQTQTAPANSPDSKQPPANSPDSKQPPVNSPDSKQPPANSPDSKQPPANSPDSKQPPANSSRLQTTSTNSPDSKQPPANSPDSKQPPANSPDFKQPPANSPDSKQPPANSPDSKQPPANSPDSKQPPANSPDSKQPPANSPDSKQPPANSPDSKQPPANSPDSKQPPANSPDSKQPPANSPDSKQPPANSPDSKQPPANSPDSKQPPANSPDFKQPPANSPDSKQPPANSPDFKQPPS